One genomic window of Oceanotoga teriensis includes the following:
- a CDS encoding outer membrane lipoprotein-sorting protein, which produces MKKVVILMILVLSMLSINIFADSAKDILKQLSDSMKTFKTAKQSYELIVEKNGNKSIKELDIYVLIYEENGETKNKTILRINSPVDVRNTTVLNLSEDEQYVYLPALRKVKRISGSSKDENFLDTDIKYSDMNLITGDIEDDENSKIISEDENNWKIQITNDDENVDYSRVEMIILKKEMMLEQAYFYNKKGELIKIMKSQDLIKEGKNKFWKKIEIQNIQNDTKTIMNYLEAEYDIPITDRFFNKLNISNPILVYR; this is translated from the coding sequence TTTGCAGATTCAGCAAAAGATATTTTAAAACAACTTTCAGATTCAATGAAAACATTTAAGACAGCTAAACAAAGTTATGAATTGATAGTAGAAAAAAATGGTAATAAAAGTATAAAAGAATTAGATATATATGTATTAATATATGAAGAAAATGGAGAAACAAAAAATAAAACTATACTTAGAATAAACTCACCTGTAGATGTTAGAAATACTACAGTTTTAAATTTATCTGAAGATGAACAATACGTATATTTACCAGCATTGAGAAAAGTAAAAAGAATTTCTGGTTCTTCAAAAGATGAAAACTTTCTTGATACAGATATAAAATATTCGGATATGAATTTAATAACTGGAGATATAGAAGATGATGAAAATTCAAAAATAATTTCAGAAGATGAAAATAATTGGAAAATACAAATTACAAATGATGATGAAAATGTAGATTATTCAAGAGTAGAAATGATAATATTGAAAAAAGAGATGATGTTAGAACAAGCATACTTTTATAATAAAAAAGGTGAACTTATAAAAATTATGAAATCTCAAGATCTTATAAAAGAAGGAAAAAATAAGTTTTGGAAAAAAATAGAAATACAAAATATACAAAATGATACAAAAACTATAATGAATTATTTAGAAGCTGAATATGATATTCCCATAACAGATAGATTTTTCAATAAACTCAATATATCAAATCCTATATTGGTATACAGGTGA